Proteins encoded together in one Elusimicrobiaceae bacterium window:
- a CDS encoding glycosyltransferase, whose product MKQDFSFSVLMSVYAKDRPLWLAQALDSVLQNSLLPKEIVVVTDGPIGADLQKVLTDFTQKSPLIRLLPLDKNVGLGAALNKGLSVCSCPWVARMDADDISLPGRFAQQISFLKQNTDIAVLGGWVQETDSATLTPLSVRRVPENPADILKFLKKRCPFNHMSVMFKKSAVTAVGGYQPFYLLEDYYLWARLAAAKYPMANLPNILVNARVDENMYARRGGWKYFKSNYALSRRLRQLGLISWLTHGHNVGVRFCVQVLLPNSWRGLFYRKVLR is encoded by the coding sequence ATGAAACAGGATTTTTCTTTTTCTGTTTTGATGTCTGTCTACGCTAAGGACCGCCCCCTATGGCTGGCCCAAGCTTTGGATAGTGTTTTGCAAAACAGCCTTTTGCCAAAGGAAATCGTGGTGGTGACCGACGGCCCTATCGGGGCGGATTTGCAAAAAGTTTTAACAGATTTTACGCAGAAAAGCCCTTTGATACGCTTACTGCCTTTAGACAAAAATGTAGGGTTGGGCGCAGCACTGAATAAAGGTCTTTCGGTCTGCTCGTGCCCCTGGGTAGCGCGCATGGACGCCGATGATATTTCCTTGCCCGGACGTTTTGCCCAACAAATATCTTTTTTGAAACAAAATACGGATATAGCCGTATTGGGCGGCTGGGTGCAGGAGACAGATAGCGCGACCTTAACGCCCCTATCGGTGCGCCGCGTGCCGGAAAACCCTGCCGACATTTTGAAATTTCTCAAAAAGCGTTGCCCTTTTAATCACATGAGCGTTATGTTTAAGAAAAGCGCTGTTACGGCTGTGGGCGGTTATCAGCCTTTTTATTTGTTGGAAGATTATTATTTGTGGGCGCGTTTGGCGGCGGCAAAATACCCGATGGCAAATTTGCCTAACATATTAGTCAATGCCCGCGTAGATGAAAATATGTATGCCCGCCGCGGCGGGTGGAAATATTTCAAAAGCAATTACGCCTTGAGCCGCCGTTTGCGGCAGTTGGGGCTTATTTCCTGGCTGACGCATGGGCACAACGTAGGGGTACGTTTCTGCGTGCAAGTATTATTGCCCAATTCGTGGCGCGGTTTATTTTACCGAAAAGTTCTGCGTTAA
- a CDS encoding glycosyltransferase family 1 protein, whose product MNKKENSTPVRILQIVSSAYVGSGVLQVVLNWHRRLDRSKVQFDYLFLLPTCHSCQAEIEALGGRVEQLPNIGKNPFRFLKSAVAFFRQHRYLTIHSHITHLNLLFFPLAKFFGAKTIIQHAHGTQYSDKALPALRNRLMLGAVRPLITHQMACSTAAGKFYFGKKFTLVNNAIELEKFTYTPQARAEKRKELGVENLFVIGHIGRFNEQKNHTFLVDTFAEAVKLNPQCVLLLVGSGPLEEKIKAKVRLMGLDNKVKFLGARRDTPALLQAFDVFCMPSFYEGLPLAAVEAQAAGLACVLSCGITDESVLLPCSGRLPLEAGPEAWAQRLLTQVCFERKQGIELLKQKGFDISDSALQMQKFYESMPGGTL is encoded by the coding sequence ATGAATAAAAAAGAAAATTCTACTCCTGTGCGGATTTTGCAAATTGTTTCCAGCGCCTATGTGGGCAGCGGGGTTTTACAAGTGGTGTTAAATTGGCACCGCCGCCTGGACAGAAGCAAGGTGCAGTTTGATTATTTGTTTTTATTGCCTACCTGTCACTCCTGTCAGGCCGAAATAGAAGCCTTGGGCGGGCGCGTGGAACAATTGCCGAATATCGGGAAAAATCCCTTTCGTTTTCTAAAATCTGCGGTGGCTTTTTTTCGTCAACACCGCTACTTGACGATTCATTCGCACATTACGCATTTAAACTTGCTTTTTTTTCCTTTAGCTAAGTTTTTTGGCGCGAAAACTATTATTCAGCATGCCCATGGCACGCAGTACAGCGACAAGGCTTTACCGGCTTTGCGCAACCGCCTGATGCTCGGGGCGGTGCGGCCGTTAATAACACATCAAATGGCGTGTTCTACGGCGGCGGGCAAGTTTTATTTCGGCAAAAAATTTACCCTTGTTAACAATGCCATTGAATTGGAAAAGTTTACTTACACCCCTCAAGCGCGTGCCGAAAAACGCAAAGAATTGGGGGTGGAAAATCTTTTTGTGATCGGGCATATCGGTCGCTTCAATGAGCAAAAAAATCATACTTTTTTAGTGGATACTTTTGCCGAAGCGGTAAAGTTAAATCCGCAGTGCGTTCTTTTGCTTGTGGGTAGTGGGCCTTTGGAAGAGAAAATCAAGGCAAAGGTCCGCCTAATGGGGTTGGATAATAAAGTGAAATTTTTAGGGGCGCGCCGAGATACCCCCGCACTTTTACAAGCGTTTGATGTGTTTTGTATGCCCTCTTTTTATGAAGGGCTTCCGTTAGCAGCGGTAGAAGCGCAAGCGGCGGGGTTAGCTTGTGTGTTGTCTTGCGGTATTACCGATGAAAGCGTTCTGTTGCCTTGCAGTGGCCGTTTACCGCTGGAAGCGGGCCCCGAAGCATGGGCCCAACGGCTGTTAACACAAGTTTGTTTTGAGCGAAAACAAGGCATAGAACTCTTGAAACAAAAAGGATTTGATATTTCGGATAGTGCCCTGCAAATGCAAAAATTTTATGAGTCTATGCCCGGGGGAACTTTATGA